A window from Citrus sinensis cultivar Valencia sweet orange chromosome 3, DVS_A1.0, whole genome shotgun sequence encodes these proteins:
- the LOC102608489 gene encoding uncharacterized protein LOC102608489 isoform X3: MECNSPMDCTYRKLLKIHLVTSTESLEFTHLARALSQSSLVGLDAEWKPQRSHQSNFPRVSLLQLACQPGPRFNPEWDESNASVVFLLDLSSIPLPSIWELLKELFVSPDILKLGFKFKQDLIYLSSTFCSQGCDIGFDRVEPYLDITSIYNHLHHKQLGRKLPKETKSLANICKELLDISLSKELQCSDWSNRPLTEEQKNYAAIDAHCLIEIFNIFQFLGFAAGNSCSSISELDSSNLDLGLKGILEKPDIGNKTVRFKLCEALDIIRATSYYSQCSPEGVVTRVSYLNTMPMDESLVKIVRNYGEKILLRECDKAPKTSKKKGKKRSSVIVDSREKRLDDIGDWQGPPPWDLSLGGDGYPKFLCDVMVEGLAKHLRCVGIDAATPRSKKPEPRELIDQTSKEKRVLLTRDAKLLRHQYLIKNQIYRVKSLLKNQQLLEVIETFQLKISEDQLMSRCTKCNGRFIQKPLSTEEAVEAAKGFQRIPDCLFDKNLQFWQCMDCNQLYWEGTQYHNAVQKFIDVCKLNE, encoded by the exons ATGGAATGCAATTCTCCAATGGATTGCACATATCGCAAGCTCCTCAAAATTCACCTAGTCACCTCAACCGAGTCACTGGAGTTCACTCACCTTGCTCGGGCCTTGAGTCAGTCCTCACTCGTAGGACTCGACGCTGAGTGGAAACCCCAGCGCTCCCACCAATCCAATTTCCCCAGAGTCTCCCTCCTCCAACTCGCTTGTCAACCCGGTCCCCGATTCAACCCTGAGTGGGACGAGTCAAACGCGTCTGTCGTTTTCTTGCTAGACCTTTCCTCAATTCCTCTGCCTTCAATATGGGAATTGCTAAAAGAGTTGTTTGTTTCGCCAGATATATTGAAATTAGGGTTTAAATTTAAGCAGGATTTGATTTACTTGTCTTCTACATTCTGTTCTCAAGGATGTGATATAGGCTTTGATAGG GTGGAGCCCTATTTGGACATCACCAGTATATATAACCATCTGCATCATAAGCAGCTTGGAAGGAAATTGCCAAAGGAAACCAAGAGTTTAGCAAATATTTGCAAAGAACTATTGGACATTTCTCTATCAAAG gAGCTTCAATGTAGTGACTGGTCAAATCGTCCTCTTACCGAAGAGCAGAAAAACTATGCAGCTATAGATGCCCACTGCTtgattgaaatatttaatatcTTTCAG TTTTTAGGTTTTGCTGCAGGGAATTCTTGTAGTAGCATCTCCGAGCTAGATTCTTCCAACTTGGATCTTGGGTTGAAAGGAATTCTTGAGAAGCCTGATATTGGGAATAAAACTGTGAGGTTCAAACTTTGTGAAGCCCTTGACATTATTCGAGCTACTTCTTATTATTCTCAGTGCTCACCTGAGGGAGTAGTTACTAGAGTGTCTTACCTAAATACAATGCCTATGGATGAATCCCTCGTGAAGATAGTAAGAAACTATggtgaaaaaattttattgagagAGTGTGACAAAGCACCAAAAACCtccaaaaagaaagggaaaaaacgATCTTCTGTAATTGTGGATTCTAGAGAGAAGCGGTTAGACGATATTGGGGATTGGCAAGGCCCTCCACCATGGGATTTGTCCTTGGGAGGTGATGGATATCCTAAATTTCTCTGCGATGTGATG GTTGAAGGTTTGGCAAAGCATTTGCGGTGTGTGGGCATAGATGCTGCTACACCACGTTCAAAAAAGCCAGAGCCTAG GGAGTTAATAGATCAAACatctaaagaaaagagagtACTTTTGACCCGTGATGCCAAGCTATTGAGACACcagtatttgattaaaaatcaGATATACAGAGTGAAGAGCCTTCTGAAAAACCAGCAACTACTTGAGGT aatagAAACTTTCCAATTGAAAATTAGTGAAGATCAACTGATGTCCAGGTGTACCAAATGTAACGGGAGGTTTATTCAAAAGCCCCTATCAACAGAAGAGGCTGTTGAAGCTGCAAAGGGTTTTCAGAGAATACCTGATTGCttatttgacaaaaatttaCAGTTCTGGCAATGCATGGATTGTAACCAACTTTATTGGGAG GGAACTCAATACCACAATGCTGTTCAAAAGTTCATTGATGTCTGCAAGTTGAATGAGTGA
- the LOC102608489 gene encoding uncharacterized protein LOC102608489 isoform X4 has protein sequence MECNSPMDCTYRKLLKIHLVTSTESLEFTHLARALSQSSLVGLDAEWKPQRSHQSNFPRVSLLQLACQPGPRFNPEWDESNASVVFLLDLSSIPLPSIWELLKELFVSPDILKLGFKFKQDLIYLSSTFCSQGCDIGFDRVEPYLDITSIYNHLHHKQLGRKLPKETKSLANICKELLDISLSKFLGFAAGNSCSSISELDSSNLDLGLKGILEKPDIGNKTVRFKLCEALDIIRATSYYSQCSPEGVVTRVSYLNTMPMDESLVKIVRNYGEKILLRECDKAPKTSKKKGKKRSSVIVDSREKRLDDIGDWQGPPPWDLSLGGDGYPKFLCDVMVEGLAKHLRCVGIDAATPRSKKPEPRELIDQTSKEKRVLLTRDAKLLRHQYLIKNQIYRVKSLLKNQQLLEVIETFQLKISEDQLMSRCTKCNGRFIQKPLSTEEAVEAAKGFQRIPDCLFDKNLQFWQCMDCNQLYWEGTQYHNAVQKFIDVCKLNE, from the exons ATGGAATGCAATTCTCCAATGGATTGCACATATCGCAAGCTCCTCAAAATTCACCTAGTCACCTCAACCGAGTCACTGGAGTTCACTCACCTTGCTCGGGCCTTGAGTCAGTCCTCACTCGTAGGACTCGACGCTGAGTGGAAACCCCAGCGCTCCCACCAATCCAATTTCCCCAGAGTCTCCCTCCTCCAACTCGCTTGTCAACCCGGTCCCCGATTCAACCCTGAGTGGGACGAGTCAAACGCGTCTGTCGTTTTCTTGCTAGACCTTTCCTCAATTCCTCTGCCTTCAATATGGGAATTGCTAAAAGAGTTGTTTGTTTCGCCAGATATATTGAAATTAGGGTTTAAATTTAAGCAGGATTTGATTTACTTGTCTTCTACATTCTGTTCTCAAGGATGTGATATAGGCTTTGATAGG GTGGAGCCCTATTTGGACATCACCAGTATATATAACCATCTGCATCATAAGCAGCTTGGAAGGAAATTGCCAAAGGAAACCAAGAGTTTAGCAAATATTTGCAAAGAACTATTGGACATTTCTCTATCAAAG TTTTTAGGTTTTGCTGCAGGGAATTCTTGTAGTAGCATCTCCGAGCTAGATTCTTCCAACTTGGATCTTGGGTTGAAAGGAATTCTTGAGAAGCCTGATATTGGGAATAAAACTGTGAGGTTCAAACTTTGTGAAGCCCTTGACATTATTCGAGCTACTTCTTATTATTCTCAGTGCTCACCTGAGGGAGTAGTTACTAGAGTGTCTTACCTAAATACAATGCCTATGGATGAATCCCTCGTGAAGATAGTAAGAAACTATggtgaaaaaattttattgagagAGTGTGACAAAGCACCAAAAACCtccaaaaagaaagggaaaaaacgATCTTCTGTAATTGTGGATTCTAGAGAGAAGCGGTTAGACGATATTGGGGATTGGCAAGGCCCTCCACCATGGGATTTGTCCTTGGGAGGTGATGGATATCCTAAATTTCTCTGCGATGTGATG GTTGAAGGTTTGGCAAAGCATTTGCGGTGTGTGGGCATAGATGCTGCTACACCACGTTCAAAAAAGCCAGAGCCTAG GGAGTTAATAGATCAAACatctaaagaaaagagagtACTTTTGACCCGTGATGCCAAGCTATTGAGACACcagtatttgattaaaaatcaGATATACAGAGTGAAGAGCCTTCTGAAAAACCAGCAACTACTTGAGGT aatagAAACTTTCCAATTGAAAATTAGTGAAGATCAACTGATGTCCAGGTGTACCAAATGTAACGGGAGGTTTATTCAAAAGCCCCTATCAACAGAAGAGGCTGTTGAAGCTGCAAAGGGTTTTCAGAGAATACCTGATTGCttatttgacaaaaatttaCAGTTCTGGCAATGCATGGATTGTAACCAACTTTATTGGGAG GGAACTCAATACCACAATGCTGTTCAAAAGTTCATTGATGTCTGCAAGTTGAATGAGTGA
- the LOC102608489 gene encoding uncharacterized protein LOC102608489 isoform X1 — translation MECNSPMDCTYRKLLKIHLVTSTESLEFTHLARALSQSSLVGLDAEWKPQRSHQSNFPRVSLLQLACQPGPRFNPEWDESNASVVFLLDLSSIPLPSIWELLKELFVSPDILKLGFKFKQDLIYLSSTFCSQGCDIGFDRVEPYLDITSIYNHLHHKQLGRKLPKETKSLANICKELLDISLSKELQCSDWSNRPLTEEQKNYAAIDAHCLIEIFNIFQVKVAQKGFAAGNSCSSISELDSSNLDLGLKGILEKPDIGNKTVRFKLCEALDIIRATSYYSQCSPEGVVTRVSYLNTMPMDESLVKIVRNYGEKILLRECDKAPKTSKKKGKKRSSVIVDSREKRLDDIGDWQGPPPWDLSLGGDGYPKFLCDVMVEGLAKHLRCVGIDAATPRSKKPEPRELIDQTSKEKRVLLTRDAKLLRHQYLIKNQIYRVKSLLKNQQLLEVIETFQLKISEDQLMSRCTKCNGRFIQKPLSTEEAVEAAKGFQRIPDCLFDKNLQFWQCMDCNQLYWEGTQYHNAVQKFIDVCKLNE, via the exons ATGGAATGCAATTCTCCAATGGATTGCACATATCGCAAGCTCCTCAAAATTCACCTAGTCACCTCAACCGAGTCACTGGAGTTCACTCACCTTGCTCGGGCCTTGAGTCAGTCCTCACTCGTAGGACTCGACGCTGAGTGGAAACCCCAGCGCTCCCACCAATCCAATTTCCCCAGAGTCTCCCTCCTCCAACTCGCTTGTCAACCCGGTCCCCGATTCAACCCTGAGTGGGACGAGTCAAACGCGTCTGTCGTTTTCTTGCTAGACCTTTCCTCAATTCCTCTGCCTTCAATATGGGAATTGCTAAAAGAGTTGTTTGTTTCGCCAGATATATTGAAATTAGGGTTTAAATTTAAGCAGGATTTGATTTACTTGTCTTCTACATTCTGTTCTCAAGGATGTGATATAGGCTTTGATAGG GTGGAGCCCTATTTGGACATCACCAGTATATATAACCATCTGCATCATAAGCAGCTTGGAAGGAAATTGCCAAAGGAAACCAAGAGTTTAGCAAATATTTGCAAAGAACTATTGGACATTTCTCTATCAAAG gAGCTTCAATGTAGTGACTGGTCAAATCGTCCTCTTACCGAAGAGCAGAAAAACTATGCAGCTATAGATGCCCACTGCTtgattgaaatatttaatatcTTTCAGGTGAAGGTTGCTCAAAAAG GTTTTGCTGCAGGGAATTCTTGTAGTAGCATCTCCGAGCTAGATTCTTCCAACTTGGATCTTGGGTTGAAAGGAATTCTTGAGAAGCCTGATATTGGGAATAAAACTGTGAGGTTCAAACTTTGTGAAGCCCTTGACATTATTCGAGCTACTTCTTATTATTCTCAGTGCTCACCTGAGGGAGTAGTTACTAGAGTGTCTTACCTAAATACAATGCCTATGGATGAATCCCTCGTGAAGATAGTAAGAAACTATggtgaaaaaattttattgagagAGTGTGACAAAGCACCAAAAACCtccaaaaagaaagggaaaaaacgATCTTCTGTAATTGTGGATTCTAGAGAGAAGCGGTTAGACGATATTGGGGATTGGCAAGGCCCTCCACCATGGGATTTGTCCTTGGGAGGTGATGGATATCCTAAATTTCTCTGCGATGTGATG GTTGAAGGTTTGGCAAAGCATTTGCGGTGTGTGGGCATAGATGCTGCTACACCACGTTCAAAAAAGCCAGAGCCTAG GGAGTTAATAGATCAAACatctaaagaaaagagagtACTTTTGACCCGTGATGCCAAGCTATTGAGACACcagtatttgattaaaaatcaGATATACAGAGTGAAGAGCCTTCTGAAAAACCAGCAACTACTTGAGGT aatagAAACTTTCCAATTGAAAATTAGTGAAGATCAACTGATGTCCAGGTGTACCAAATGTAACGGGAGGTTTATTCAAAAGCCCCTATCAACAGAAGAGGCTGTTGAAGCTGCAAAGGGTTTTCAGAGAATACCTGATTGCttatttgacaaaaatttaCAGTTCTGGCAATGCATGGATTGTAACCAACTTTATTGGGAG GGAACTCAATACCACAATGCTGTTCAAAAGTTCATTGATGTCTGCAAGTTGAATGAGTGA
- the LOC102608489 gene encoding uncharacterized protein LOC102608489 isoform X2: MECNSPMDCTYRKLLKIHLVTSTESLEFTHLARALSQSSLVGLDAEWKPQRSHQSNFPRVSLLQLACQPGPRFNPEWDESNASVVFLLDLSSIPLPSIWELLKELFVSPDILKLGFKFKQDLIYLSSTFCSQGCDIGFDRVEPYLDITSIYNHLHHKQLGRKLPKETKSLANICKELLDISLSKELQCSDWSNRPLTEEQKNYAAIDAHCLIEIFNIFQVKVAQKGNSCSSISELDSSNLDLGLKGILEKPDIGNKTVRFKLCEALDIIRATSYYSQCSPEGVVTRVSYLNTMPMDESLVKIVRNYGEKILLRECDKAPKTSKKKGKKRSSVIVDSREKRLDDIGDWQGPPPWDLSLGGDGYPKFLCDVMVEGLAKHLRCVGIDAATPRSKKPEPRELIDQTSKEKRVLLTRDAKLLRHQYLIKNQIYRVKSLLKNQQLLEVIETFQLKISEDQLMSRCTKCNGRFIQKPLSTEEAVEAAKGFQRIPDCLFDKNLQFWQCMDCNQLYWEGTQYHNAVQKFIDVCKLNE; this comes from the exons ATGGAATGCAATTCTCCAATGGATTGCACATATCGCAAGCTCCTCAAAATTCACCTAGTCACCTCAACCGAGTCACTGGAGTTCACTCACCTTGCTCGGGCCTTGAGTCAGTCCTCACTCGTAGGACTCGACGCTGAGTGGAAACCCCAGCGCTCCCACCAATCCAATTTCCCCAGAGTCTCCCTCCTCCAACTCGCTTGTCAACCCGGTCCCCGATTCAACCCTGAGTGGGACGAGTCAAACGCGTCTGTCGTTTTCTTGCTAGACCTTTCCTCAATTCCTCTGCCTTCAATATGGGAATTGCTAAAAGAGTTGTTTGTTTCGCCAGATATATTGAAATTAGGGTTTAAATTTAAGCAGGATTTGATTTACTTGTCTTCTACATTCTGTTCTCAAGGATGTGATATAGGCTTTGATAGG GTGGAGCCCTATTTGGACATCACCAGTATATATAACCATCTGCATCATAAGCAGCTTGGAAGGAAATTGCCAAAGGAAACCAAGAGTTTAGCAAATATTTGCAAAGAACTATTGGACATTTCTCTATCAAAG gAGCTTCAATGTAGTGACTGGTCAAATCGTCCTCTTACCGAAGAGCAGAAAAACTATGCAGCTATAGATGCCCACTGCTtgattgaaatatttaatatcTTTCAGGTGAAGGTTGCTCAAAAAG GGAATTCTTGTAGTAGCATCTCCGAGCTAGATTCTTCCAACTTGGATCTTGGGTTGAAAGGAATTCTTGAGAAGCCTGATATTGGGAATAAAACTGTGAGGTTCAAACTTTGTGAAGCCCTTGACATTATTCGAGCTACTTCTTATTATTCTCAGTGCTCACCTGAGGGAGTAGTTACTAGAGTGTCTTACCTAAATACAATGCCTATGGATGAATCCCTCGTGAAGATAGTAAGAAACTATggtgaaaaaattttattgagagAGTGTGACAAAGCACCAAAAACCtccaaaaagaaagggaaaaaacgATCTTCTGTAATTGTGGATTCTAGAGAGAAGCGGTTAGACGATATTGGGGATTGGCAAGGCCCTCCACCATGGGATTTGTCCTTGGGAGGTGATGGATATCCTAAATTTCTCTGCGATGTGATG GTTGAAGGTTTGGCAAAGCATTTGCGGTGTGTGGGCATAGATGCTGCTACACCACGTTCAAAAAAGCCAGAGCCTAG GGAGTTAATAGATCAAACatctaaagaaaagagagtACTTTTGACCCGTGATGCCAAGCTATTGAGACACcagtatttgattaaaaatcaGATATACAGAGTGAAGAGCCTTCTGAAAAACCAGCAACTACTTGAGGT aatagAAACTTTCCAATTGAAAATTAGTGAAGATCAACTGATGTCCAGGTGTACCAAATGTAACGGGAGGTTTATTCAAAAGCCCCTATCAACAGAAGAGGCTGTTGAAGCTGCAAAGGGTTTTCAGAGAATACCTGATTGCttatttgacaaaaatttaCAGTTCTGGCAATGCATGGATTGTAACCAACTTTATTGGGAG GGAACTCAATACCACAATGCTGTTCAAAAGTTCATTGATGTCTGCAAGTTGAATGAGTGA